Proteins from one Microtus pennsylvanicus isolate mMicPen1 chromosome 7, mMicPen1.hap1, whole genome shotgun sequence genomic window:
- the LOC142853765 gene encoding large ribosomal subunit protein eL36, protein MALRYPMAVGLNKGHKVTKNVSQPRHSRRRGRLTKHTKFVRDMIREVCGFAPYERRAMELLKVSKDKRALKFIKKRVGTHIRAKRKREELSNVLAAMRKAAAKKD, encoded by the coding sequence ATGGCCCTGCGCTACCCCATGGCCGTGGGCCTCAACAAGGGCCACAAGGTGACGAAGAACGTAAGCCAGCCGAGGCACAGCCGGCGGCGCGGGCGCCTCACAAAGCACACCAAGTTCGTGCGGGACATGATCCGGGAGGTGTGCGGCTTCGCACCCTACGAGCGGCGCGCCATGGAGCTGCTCAAGGTGTCCAAGGACAAGCGCGCGCTCAAGTTCATCAAGAAGCGGGTGGGCACGCACATACGCGCCAAGAGGAAGCGGGAGGAGCTGAGCAACGTGCTGGCCGCCATGAGGAAGGCGGCGGCCAAGAAGGACTGA